A single Osmerus mordax isolate fOsmMor3 chromosome 9, fOsmMor3.pri, whole genome shotgun sequence DNA region contains:
- the ccdc28b gene encoding coiled-coil domain-containing protein 28B — MEDKRKKRSPKVSLPQPPPPPVNPRKLSILPASKSATFSLGLPQPPSPKPRGKFKRSAGAAGQSREPLSVTVAPPKTGRPHREKARAPQPAGASKVNQSSPLQHSFLTDVSDVREMEGGLLNLLNDFHSGKLQAFGKVCSFQQLEHVREMQEKLARLHFSLDSHVEELSEDQRKTAADHNLEHLLCNLEELSTSIQKLHLAENQDPPKTSEPGHPQDI, encoded by the exons ATGGAGGACAAACGCAAGAAGAGGAGTCCCAAGGTGTccctccctcagccccctcctccccccgtcaACCCCCGCAAGCTCTCTATCCTCCCTGCCAGCAAGAGCGCCACCTTCTCTCTgggtctcccccagcccccctctcccaaaCCCAGGGGCAAGTTCAAGAGGTCAGCAGGGGCAGCTGGGCAGTCCAGAGAGCCGCTTAGTGTGACTGTCGCTCCACCAAAGACTGGGAG ACCTCACAGGGAGAAGGCCAGGGCACCGCAGCCTGCAGGCGCCAGCAAGGTGAACCAGTCGTCCCCCCTGCAGCACTCCTTCCTCACAGACGTGTCGGACGtgagggagatggaaggaggccTCCTCAACCTACTCAACGACTTCCACTCCGGCAAACTGCAGGCTTTTG ggAAGGTGTGCTCGTTCCAGCAGCTGGAACATGTGCGAGAGATGCAGGAGAAGCTGGCTCGGCTGCACTTCAGCCTGGACAGTCATGTGGAGGAGCTGTCGGAGGACCAGAGGAAGACTGCTGCCGATCACAACCTGGAGCACCTGCTGTGCAAC CTAGAGGAACTCAGCACATCGAT acaAAAGCTACACTTGGCAGAGAACCAGGACCCTCCCAAGACATCTGAACCGGGACATCCCCAAGACATCTGA
- the tmem39b gene encoding transmembrane protein 39B, translating into MAGGRRGANRSAYCRSPLSSEPGSVGNGNHSTSSPVTGVRSRTRNGSGAGISSPPLAAQTVVPLKHCKIPDLSLERSVLFELHLFFCHLIALFVHYVNIYKTVWWYPPSHPPSHTSLNFHLIDYNMLVFTIIVLARRLIAAIVKEASQSGKLSFPHSIFLVMARFAVLTLTGWSLCRSLIYLFRTYSVLSLLFLCYPFGMYIPFFRLSSDLRRPGPFSSIASIGSKEMGGLGAGRDYLTVLKETWKQHTSQLYGVQAMPTHACCLSPDLIRKEVEYLKMDFNWRMKEVLVSSMLSAYYVAFVPVWFVKSTQYVDKRWSCELFILVSVSTSVILMRHLLPPRYCDLLHKAAAHLGCWHKVDPSVCSNVLQHIWSEEYMWPQGVLVKHSKNVYKAMGHYNVAVPSDVSHYRFYFFFNKPLRILNILIILEGAMIFYQLYSLICSEKWHQTISLALILFSNYYAFFKLLRDRIVLGKAYSYSNSSPDQKIS; encoded by the exons ATGGCAGGCGGCCGGAGAGGGGCGAACCGCTCTGCTTATTGCCGGTCTCCGCTGAGCAGCGAGCCTGGCTCTGTTGGCAACGGCAACCACTCCACCAGCTCCCCAGTCACCGGGGTGCGGTCCCGGACCCG gaACGGCTCAGGTGCAGGTATCTCCAGCCCTCCGCTGGCTGCCCAGACGGTGGTTCCTCTGAAACACTGTAAGATCCCAGATCTCTCTCTGGAGCGCAGCGTGCTGTTCGAGCTGCACCTGTTCTTCTGCCACCTCATCGCCCTCTTCGTACACTACGTCAACATCTACAAGACGGTGTGGTGGTACCCGCCatcacaccccccctcacacacctctctg AACTTTCATCTTATTGATTATAACATGCTGGTGTTTACGATCATCGTGCTGGCTCGAAGGCTGATCGCAGCAATTGTGAAAGAG gCCTCTCAGAGTGGGAAACTGTCCTTTCCTCACTCCATCTTCTTGGTAATGGCTCGGTTTGCTGTGCTCACCCTGACGGGCTGGAGTCTGTGTCGCTCCCTCATATACCTGTTCAGGACCTACTCTGTTCTTAGCCTGCTGTTCCTCTGCTACCC GTTCGGGATGTACATACCCTTCTTCCGTCTGAGCAGCGACCTGCGTCGGCCAggccccttctcctccatcgcCAGCATTGGCTCCAAGGAgatggggggcctgggggctgggagggactACCTGACGGTGCTGAAGGAGACCTGGAAGCAGCACACCAGCCAGCTGTATGGCGTGCAGGCCATGCCCACCCATGCCTGCTGCCTCTCGCCCGACCTCATCCGCAAGGAGGTGGAGTACCTGAAGATGGACTTCAactggaggatgaaggaggtcCTGGTCAGCTCCATGCTCAGTGCGTACTATGTGGCCTTCGTCCCTGTGTGGTTCGTCAAG AGTACCCAGTATGTGGACAAGCGCTGGTCATGTGAGCTCTTCATCCTGGTGTCTGTGAGCACCTCGGTCATCCTGATGAGACACCTGCTGCCCCCACGATACTGCGATCTCCTCCACAAGGCTGCTGCGCACCTGGGCTGCTGGCACAAGGTGGACCCCTCCGTCTGCTCAAACGTCCTGCAGCACAT ATGGAGCGAGGAGTACATGTGGCCGCAGGGCGTCCTGGTGAAGCACAGTAAGAACGTCTACAAGGCCATGGGCCACTACAACGTAGCCGTGCCCTCCGACGTGTCGCACTATCGCTTCTAC TTTTTCTTCAACAAGCCGTTACGAATATTGAACATCCTCATCATCTTAGAGGGGGCGATGATTTTCTACCAGCTCTACTCGTTGATATGTTCAGAAAAGTGGCACCAGACCATATCCCTGGCTTTAATCCTCTTCAGCAATTACTATGCCTTCTTCAAGCTACTCAGAGACAGAATAGTCTTAGGCAAGGCCTACTCGTACTCAAACAGCTCTCCCGACCAGAAAATAAGTTAA